In Gemmatimonadota bacterium, the following proteins share a genomic window:
- a CDS encoding TonB-dependent receptor, whose translation QIDNFEIGVKKTFGDRVRLNASFFYNFVNNLQRELAFGEDLPAPDPITGRPVITFVDGRPTIQTVQNIVQVIRNTADAEFWGLEMEGMVVLSPGLVFFGSLGYVEPDYTTVKFDLNRDGKLDDKDEDLEPPRAAHWTYNLSLLHNIRVGPRARLASRVIYAYRDKEYTNDDNTGFNRQQKMLQAGVDVHIDNSQWVVGLYGKNLLDYARFGTDIQLPTGTLSPLMRGRVFGLELTHHFTDS comes from the coding sequence AGCAGATCGACAATTTCGAAATCGGCGTCAAGAAGACCTTCGGCGACCGCGTCCGCCTGAACGCGTCGTTTTTCTACAACTTCGTCAACAATCTGCAACGTGAACTGGCTTTCGGCGAGGACCTCCCTGCCCCGGACCCGATCACGGGTCGCCCCGTCATCACCTTTGTGGATGGGCGGCCGACCATACAGACGGTGCAGAACATCGTGCAGGTGATTCGGAATACGGCCGACGCCGAATTCTGGGGCTTGGAAATGGAGGGGATGGTGGTTCTCTCCCCCGGCTTAGTCTTTTTTGGCTCGCTCGGCTATGTCGAGCCGGACTACACCACGGTCAAGTTCGACCTCAACCGGGACGGCAAGCTGGACGACAAGGACGAGGACCTCGAACCGCCGCGGGCTGCGCACTGGACCTATAACCTGAGCCTGCTCCACAACATCCGCGTCGGTCCCCGCGCTCGGCTCGCCTCGCGCGTCATCTACGCCTACCGCGACAAAGAGTATACCAACGACGACAACACCGGATTCAACCGACAGCAGAAGATGTTACAGGCCGGAGTGGATGTCCATATCGACAACAGTCAGTGGGTGGTCGGCCTGTACGGCAAGAACCTGCTGGACTACGCGCGGTTCGGGACGGACATTCAACTGCCCACCGGCACTCTCTCGCCGTTGATGAGAGGGCGGGTGTTCGGCCTGGAGTTGACCCATCACTTCACCGATAGCTGA